A window from Thermovirga sp. encodes these proteins:
- a CDS encoding YraN family protein, with protein sequence MAKHNDLGAAGEALAARELSRLGYRLVDSNVRMKMGELDIVAEEEGEMVVVEVRTRTIGRMLPPEATVGPSKIRKLVRTGRAYMDRIGWEGPWRIDIAAITVGPDGKPELEIFRNITVGIIEP encoded by the coding sequence GTGGCAAAACATAACGATCTTGGCGCCGCGGGTGAGGCTCTCGCTGCCAGGGAGCTTTCGCGTCTTGGTTACAGGCTGGTCGACTCCAATGTCCGGATGAAGATGGGGGAACTGGACATCGTAGCCGAGGAGGAGGGCGAGATGGTTGTCGTGGAGGTCCGGACGAGGACCATCGGGAGGATGCTCCCGCCCGAGGCCACCGTCGGCCCGTCCAAGATTCGGAAGCTGGTGAGGACAGGGAGGGCCTACATGGACCGCATCGGGTGGGAGGGTCCCTGGAGGATAGATATAGCGGCCATCACGGTCGGGCCCGACGGTAAACCGGAACTGGAGATCTTCCGGAATATCACCGTGGGGATCATCGAGCCATGA